The following coding sequences are from one Paenibacillus tundrae window:
- a CDS encoding DHA2 family efflux MFS transporter permease subunit codes for MILGAFLATLNQTVMSVAVPELMGDFNITAATAQWLTTGYMLVNGVLIPITAYFMQRFSTRQLFQASMFIFLLGTIVSAIATNFGTLLTGRMIQAAGAGIIMPLLMNVILTLFPPDKRGAAMGMVGFAIIFAPAIGPTLAGYILENYTWETMFYGMIPLTLIVIVCGFIYLKNVSERVETKLDLLSVILSTVGFGALLYGFSRAGSAGWSSVEVITFLIVGIIALALFTWRQLSSAAPLLDLRAFKYNMFSLTTIISIAITMVMYADMMLLPLYLQNARGYTALESGLLLLPGALVMGFLMPVTGKLFDRFGAKWLAIIGMIITIVTTIGFIDLSDSTSYTYLLLMSTGRRIGMALLLMPIQTAGLNQLPTKRGAHGTAISNTVRQVAGAVGTSVLVSVMTSRTATHLQDTMATGAAQGVTQQQLMTQSMIQGINDAYVVIIGISVIGLLLSFFIKRTKPATEEEPQRAVGKKVSVNPN; via the coding sequence ATGATTTTGGGTGCATTTCTCGCTACCCTGAATCAGACAGTCATGAGTGTAGCTGTACCTGAGCTGATGGGTGATTTTAATATCACTGCTGCTACAGCTCAGTGGTTAACAACTGGTTATATGTTGGTGAACGGCGTGCTCATCCCAATTACAGCCTATTTTATGCAACGCTTTTCCACAAGGCAGTTATTTCAAGCTTCCATGTTCATTTTCCTGTTAGGTACCATAGTATCAGCTATTGCGACGAACTTCGGTACATTGTTAACTGGACGAATGATACAAGCTGCTGGTGCCGGCATTATTATGCCACTATTGATGAATGTCATCTTGACGTTATTTCCGCCTGATAAACGAGGCGCTGCGATGGGAATGGTCGGCTTCGCAATCATATTTGCTCCGGCAATTGGCCCTACGCTCGCTGGTTATATTCTAGAGAACTACACCTGGGAGACGATGTTCTACGGCATGATCCCATTGACTTTAATTGTAATTGTCTGTGGATTTATATACCTCAAGAATGTATCAGAGCGAGTCGAGACCAAGCTTGATTTACTCAGCGTTATTCTATCGACCGTTGGGTTCGGAGCATTACTGTATGGGTTCAGCCGTGCAGGAAGTGCAGGCTGGTCCAGCGTAGAAGTGATTACTTTTCTTATCGTAGGCATTATTGCACTTGCTCTCTTCACATGGAGACAGCTTAGCTCAGCAGCTCCACTGCTTGATCTTCGCGCATTTAAGTATAATATGTTCTCTCTAACCACGATCATTAGTATTGCAATTACGATGGTCATGTACGCGGACATGATGCTGCTTCCGCTCTATCTGCAAAATGCCCGTGGGTACACGGCACTGGAGTCAGGGTTGTTGTTACTTCCCGGAGCGCTTGTAATGGGGTTCCTCATGCCAGTAACGGGTAAATTGTTCGACCGATTTGGTGCCAAATGGCTGGCAATCATCGGTATGATCATAACGATCGTAACTACGATTGGATTTATTGATTTGTCAGATTCAACAAGCTATACCTACTTGTTATTGATGTCCACTGGACGTCGGATTGGGATGGCGCTACTCCTCATGCCGATTCAAACCGCTGGTTTGAATCAACTGCCTACTAAACGGGGAGCGCACGGTACGGCGATCTCCAACACAGTAAGACAGGTAGCCGGTGCTGTCGGTACATCCGTGCTCGTAAGTGTCATGACAAGTCGAACTGCAACACATCTGCAAGATACAATGGCTACAGGTGCAGCGCAAGGTGTAACTCAGCAACAGTTAATGACACAATCTATGATTCAAGGCATCAATGACGCTTATGTTGTCATTATTGGTATCTCTGTCATCGGATTGTTGTTATCCTTCTTCATCAAACGAACCAAACCAGCTACAGAAGAAGAACCTCAACGAGCTGTTGGGAAGAAAGTTTCCGTGAATCCGAACTAA
- a CDS encoding TetR/AcrR family transcriptional regulator, with translation MRQDKKSSTPTDPRILRTRQLIRDAFVDLLQEMDIEKLSVNRIAERATINRVTFYLHYRDITDMMEKMADEMIEQIEGIVQDHGALFENEANEDEPWPVLVKLLEHFAENSKFYKVVLASKRTPIFTEGLLKLLSKLVTAKIEKMESHSPLSNVGIHKEIAIWYGSSALIGTIVAWLRSDMPYSPHFLAKQFSLIRSHSYKDLI, from the coding sequence ATGAGACAAGACAAGAAGTCGTCTACACCTACAGATCCTCGTATTCTGAGAACGAGACAGCTCATTCGCGATGCCTTTGTTGATTTGCTGCAAGAGATGGATATTGAGAAGTTATCTGTTAACCGCATAGCGGAACGAGCAACCATTAACCGTGTAACCTTTTATCTTCATTATCGTGATATCACAGATATGATGGAGAAGATGGCTGACGAGATGATTGAACAGATTGAAGGAATCGTTCAAGATCACGGTGCTTTATTTGAGAATGAAGCAAATGAGGATGAACCTTGGCCGGTGCTCGTCAAATTGCTTGAGCATTTTGCCGAGAATTCGAAGTTTTATAAAGTTGTGCTTGCTTCCAAGCGAACACCGATCTTTACTGAGGGGTTATTAAAGTTATTAAGCAAGCTGGTTACAGCCAAAATCGAAAAAATGGAAAGCCATAGCCCGCTTTCTAATGTAGGCATCCATAAGGAAATTGCCATTTGGTATGGGTCATCTGCGTTGATTGGTACAATTGTTGCGTGGCTTCGTTCAGATATGCCATATTCGCCACATTTTCTAGCGAAGCAATTCTCGCTGATTCGGTCGCATAGCTACAAGGATTTAATATAG
- a CDS encoding NAD(P)/FAD-dependent oxidoreductase produces MKKVIVVGSGILGAASAYQLAKLGADVHIVDRKDAGQATDAAAGIICPWLSQRRNQAWYQLAKAGARFYPSLIEDLEREGETETGYARVGALSIHRDIEKIHKMEERAQQRKVDAPEIGDIIRMDETETLANFPLLEQGYHSLYISGAARIDGRALRDALIRSAQRHGAVLIEGDAALLYEGTRVSGVHVNGQHLKADTVVVCAGAWAQSILRPLGMEFKVSFQKAQIMHLQVSDHHDAGKWPVVMPPTDQYLLTFDQQKVVIGATHENEIVGYDTRVTPGGMQEILHKGLELAPGLADSTFDEVRVGFRPFTPGFLPVLGEVPGWSGIIAANGLGASGLTMGPFIGNQLAKLALDMELDIDIEPYKLNHAVESISS; encoded by the coding sequence ATGAAGAAAGTTATCGTAGTAGGTTCAGGCATACTTGGCGCAGCGTCTGCTTATCAACTGGCTAAATTAGGAGCAGACGTACATATCGTTGACCGAAAGGATGCAGGGCAAGCAACGGATGCTGCTGCTGGTATCATCTGTCCTTGGTTATCCCAGCGGCGTAATCAAGCTTGGTACCAGCTTGCCAAGGCTGGAGCTCGGTTTTATCCAAGTTTAATTGAAGATTTAGAACGTGAAGGAGAAACAGAAACGGGCTATGCGAGAGTTGGCGCTCTCAGCATCCATCGGGATATAGAGAAAATTCACAAGATGGAAGAACGGGCACAGCAGCGAAAGGTAGATGCACCAGAGATCGGAGATATCATTCGAATGGATGAGACAGAGACTCTTGCGAACTTTCCGCTGCTCGAACAAGGCTATCACTCCCTTTATATTAGCGGAGCTGCGCGAATAGATGGACGCGCCCTGCGGGATGCATTGATTCGATCTGCACAGAGACATGGTGCAGTTCTAATTGAAGGAGATGCTGCTCTTTTATATGAGGGAACACGTGTAAGCGGCGTGCATGTGAATGGACAACATCTAAAAGCGGATACGGTCGTTGTCTGTGCAGGCGCCTGGGCACAATCGATATTAAGACCATTGGGCATGGAATTCAAAGTCAGCTTCCAGAAGGCACAGATTATGCATTTACAGGTCTCTGATCATCATGATGCAGGCAAATGGCCTGTTGTCATGCCACCTACGGATCAATATTTGCTTACATTTGACCAACAGAAGGTTGTTATTGGTGCTACACATGAGAACGAAATTGTAGGATACGACACAAGAGTAACACCAGGTGGGATGCAGGAAATTTTACACAAAGGGCTAGAACTGGCACCTGGGCTAGCAGATAGTACCTTTGATGAAGTGCGTGTAGGCTTCAGACCATTCACGCCGGGATTCCTTCCCGTGCTTGGTGAAGTCCCTGGATGGTCAGGCATTATCGCAGCCAATGGGCTTGGCGCATCGGGACTAACGATGGGGCCATTCATCGGCAATCAATTAGCGAAGTTAGCACTGGATATGGAGCTGGACATTGATATTGAACCTTATAAACTTAATCACGCAGTGGAGTCCATTTCATCATAA
- a CDS encoding GNAT family N-acetyltransferase codes for MKRYEGQRIYIRLLSVEDARDMLSLQIRNREVFEKITASERTEAFYTLEGQVALLEKWVQAKEDGTRYSFGIFLRSTDELIGEVSMFEIELNMAKKWIVGYVLDQHHNGQGYMSEALQLLFDFALHEVGIERLEAGALPDNIGSIKVLEKAGFRQTGVQSIVVNGILKEHVMYAITLMSSQN; via the coding sequence ATGAAGAGATATGAGGGGCAGCGAATCTACATTCGATTATTAAGTGTGGAAGATGCGCGAGATATGTTGAGTTTACAGATAAGAAACCGGGAGGTCTTCGAAAAGATAACGGCTAGTGAACGAACAGAGGCTTTCTATACGTTGGAAGGTCAAGTAGCGCTATTGGAGAAGTGGGTTCAGGCTAAGGAGGATGGAACAAGATATTCCTTCGGTATTTTCCTTCGTTCCACGGACGAGCTCATTGGAGAAGTTTCCATGTTCGAAATAGAGCTGAACATGGCGAAAAAATGGATTGTAGGTTATGTCCTAGACCAACATCATAACGGTCAAGGCTACATGAGCGAAGCGCTGCAGCTATTATTTGATTTTGCTTTGCACGAAGTAGGCATTGAGCGCCTGGAAGCAGGTGCATTACCAGACAATATAGGCTCGATCAAGGTTCTTGAGAAAGCAGGCTTCAGACAAACGGGGGTTCAATCCATCGTAGTCAACGGAATATTGAAAGAGCATGTGATGTATGCTATTACATTAATGTCAAGTCAGAATTGA
- a CDS encoding ABC transporter ATP-binding protein, giving the protein MIRRFFSYYRPYKKLFMIDFGCAVVAGLLELAFPLAVSKFINDLLPGQDWPLILLASIALLAIYALNTVLNYVVTYWGHMLGINIETNMRAKMFAHLQKLSFRFFDNRKTGHLIGHLTNDLNDIGEVAHHGPEDVFIAIMTLIGSFSLMAYINLELALLTFIIIPFMGWIIIVFGGRMTKTYRRLFGDVGNFNARIEDNVGGIRVVQSFANEEHEKKLFSVDNENFRKTKLLAYKTMAKSISVSYMLMRLVTVFVMVCGAWFFIEGKIDMGEFMAFLLLSNIFFRPIEKINAVIESYPKGIAGFKRYLEIIDTEPEIADAKNAVELTDVRGDIRFEHVSFGYEDSRRILNDISLTVKPGETVAFVGPSGAGKTTICSLLPRFYEVQEGRITVDGTDIREVKLESLRRQIGIVQQDVFLFSGTIKENIAYGDLSATDDQIWDAARRASLEELIRSLPDGMDTVIGERGVKLSGGQKQRLSIARMFLKNPPILILDEATSALDTETEALIQKSLAELSVGRTTLVIAHRLTTIQNADRIIVVNEDGIAEQGSHQELVAAGGIYSRLHQVQYSHS; this is encoded by the coding sequence ATGATTCGTCGTTTTTTCTCGTATTATCGCCCGTATAAGAAACTGTTTATGATCGACTTTGGTTGTGCGGTCGTTGCGGGTCTACTCGAGCTAGCTTTTCCGCTAGCCGTGAGCAAATTTATTAATGATCTGTTGCCAGGACAGGATTGGCCTTTGATCTTACTCGCATCAATCGCATTACTTGCGATTTACGCATTAAATACCGTCCTGAACTATGTTGTTACCTATTGGGGACATATGCTAGGAATTAATATTGAGACTAACATGCGTGCCAAAATGTTTGCTCATTTACAGAAACTTTCCTTCCGTTTCTTCGATAATCGTAAGACAGGTCATCTCATTGGTCATCTCACGAACGATCTGAATGATATTGGAGAGGTTGCTCACCATGGCCCTGAAGATGTATTTATCGCAATTATGACCTTAATCGGCTCATTCTCACTTATGGCGTATATTAATCTAGAGCTTGCGCTATTAACGTTTATCATTATCCCGTTCATGGGATGGATTATTATTGTATTTGGTGGACGTATGACGAAGACCTATCGACGCCTATTCGGTGATGTAGGTAATTTTAATGCTCGTATTGAAGATAACGTTGGTGGAATTCGTGTTGTACAATCCTTTGCCAATGAAGAGCATGAGAAGAAACTCTTTTCGGTAGATAACGAGAACTTCCGTAAGACCAAGCTGCTGGCGTACAAAACGATGGCCAAAAGCATTTCGGTGAGTTATATGCTGATGCGTCTAGTTACAGTGTTTGTCATGGTGTGCGGTGCTTGGTTCTTCATTGAAGGCAAAATTGATATGGGTGAATTCATGGCATTCTTGTTATTATCGAATATTTTCTTCCGTCCAATTGAGAAGATTAATGCTGTCATAGAGAGTTATCCGAAGGGCATTGCAGGGTTCAAACGTTACTTGGAGATTATCGACACTGAACCTGAGATTGCAGATGCCAAAAATGCGGTCGAACTAACCGATGTCCGTGGTGATATTCGCTTCGAGCATGTTTCGTTTGGTTATGAGGACAGCCGCCGAATACTTAACGACATTAGCCTTACAGTCAAACCAGGGGAGACCGTTGCATTCGTTGGGCCTTCCGGTGCGGGGAAAACAACTATCTGTAGCTTGCTTCCACGCTTCTATGAAGTACAGGAAGGGCGAATCACGGTGGATGGAACGGATATTCGAGAGGTGAAGTTGGAATCGTTACGCAGACAGATCGGGATTGTGCAGCAAGATGTATTCCTTTTCTCGGGTACCATTAAGGAAAATATTGCGTACGGTGATCTATCTGCAACGGATGATCAGATCTGGGATGCAGCGCGTCGTGCTTCCTTGGAAGAACTCATTCGAAGTCTTCCGGATGGCATGGACACCGTCATTGGTGAGCGAGGAGTCAAACTGTCGGGAGGACAGAAACAACGCCTGTCCATCGCGCGTATGTTCCTGAAGAATCCACCGATTCTTATTCTGGACGAAGCAACCTCTGCACTAGATACGGAGACGGAAGCGTTGATTCAGAAATCTCTGGCTGAGCTGTCAGTAGGCAGAACAACCCTTGTTATTGCGCATCGATTAACTACGATTCAAAATGCGGACCGCATCATCGTTGTGAACGAAGACGGAATCGCTGAGCAGGGGAGTCATCAGGAGCTTGTTGCAGCCGGAGGCATTTACAGTCGGCTTCACCAAGTGCAATATAGCCATTCATAA
- a CDS encoding AraC family transcriptional regulator has translation MSERNLEQQHMELTEMIKRHTLPKGSVETIIPSLFFFHYSKLTEPEYRVYNPSFCIIAQGKKEILLAQERFEYSPSNYLLASMNLPVVGQVIKASPEMPYLSLKLEFTPNQILEVLNECDLKVKATENARRALFVGQMEASIHDAVIRLVRLLDTPEEIPFLAPLYTKEILYRLLRGSYGNELAQIAVENSSTYRIRESIEYMIRHWEQSFRIEDLAEKARMSVSSFHRHFKEITAMSPIQFQKQMRLQEARRILLAESADAADVAYRVGYESASQFSREYSRMFGSPPRADIKKLREKYDLIGNDV, from the coding sequence ATGTCCGAAAGAAATTTAGAGCAGCAGCATATGGAACTGACCGAGATGATTAAACGTCACACCCTTCCGAAGGGTTCCGTAGAAACGATCATTCCTTCGCTTTTCTTCTTTCACTACTCCAAACTGACGGAGCCTGAGTACCGCGTGTACAACCCTTCGTTCTGTATCATCGCCCAGGGAAAGAAAGAAATTTTGCTCGCACAGGAGAGATTCGAATACAGTCCTTCTAATTATCTCTTAGCTTCCATGAATCTTCCCGTCGTGGGTCAAGTGATCAAAGCATCACCTGAAATGCCTTATCTCAGTCTCAAACTGGAATTTACACCGAATCAGATTCTTGAAGTTCTCAACGAATGTGATCTGAAAGTAAAAGCAACAGAAAACGCGAGACGTGCCTTGTTTGTAGGTCAGATGGAAGCGTCCATTCATGACGCAGTTATTCGTCTGGTTCGTTTGCTGGATACGCCAGAAGAAATTCCATTTCTCGCTCCGCTGTATACGAAAGAGATCTTGTATCGGCTTCTGCGGGGTTCGTATGGAAACGAATTAGCGCAGATTGCCGTTGAAAACAGCAGTACCTATCGGATCAGAGAGTCCATTGAATATATGATTCGCCATTGGGAGCAATCTTTTCGAATCGAAGACCTTGCAGAGAAAGCCCGCATGAGCGTTTCTTCGTTCCATCGCCACTTCAAAGAAATTACAGCGATGAGCCCCATTCAGTTCCAGAAACAAATGCGATTACAGGAAGCACGTCGAATCCTGTTAGCTGAATCGGCGGATGCTGCTGATGTGGCGTACAGAGTTGGTTACGAGAGCGCTTCACAGTTTAGTCGGGAATACTCGCGGATGTTCGGTTCACCGCCGAGAGCAGATATCAAAAAGCTAAGAGAAAAATACGATCTAATTGGTAACGATGTGTAG
- a CDS encoding Imm8 family immunity protein has translation MIKPILKDLIITGNPNIHGKLQFKETEDIGDDFYLSGTACIGTEDSEGEDNFDFGIITPKALERELGDGLDIILGSRYFIVNRLDFEMITKKIEQILLKHQRDTWDEVAKSLDPYFRWEYTDSVRLNSEEEFLEMIKEHSNESIE, from the coding sequence GTGATAAAACCAATCCTGAAAGATCTCATCATTACTGGGAATCCCAATATTCATGGGAAATTACAATTTAAAGAGACTGAAGATATTGGAGACGATTTTTATTTGTCAGGTACAGCTTGTATTGGAACTGAAGATTCTGAAGGAGAGGATAATTTTGATTTTGGAATCATAACTCCGAAAGCGCTCGAAAGAGAACTTGGAGATGGCTTAGACATCATATTAGGTTCAAGATATTTTATTGTAAATAGGCTAGACTTTGAAATGATCACTAAAAAAATAGAACAAATCCTTCTCAAACATCAAAGGGATACATGGGATGAAGTAGCTAAAAGTCTCGATCCTTATTTCAGATGGGAATACACGGATTCCGTACGCTTGAATAGTGAGGAAGAGTTTCTTGAGATGATCAAAGAACATTCGAATGAGAGCATAGAGTAA
- a CDS encoding pentapeptide repeat-containing protein, with product MMTIEFPHIQEHLLDDETVHFLTSKSEYDHKRFEHMTLANQEATKVSFEKVWFKNVIISESSLEYCEFTDVIFENCDFSNVNLANAFIHRAHWKNCKLIGTDFSDSRLKNVSFSNSLMDYANFRFSNMKHLAWEECSLISTDLSYLVSEQLEFSRCKMDQALMHGTKLNGVNLSTCDFDVIGVDIENLKGCVISPYQASTFVGLLGMIIQ from the coding sequence ATGATGACAATCGAATTTCCCCATATTCAAGAGCATTTACTTGACGATGAGACGGTTCACTTTTTGACATCCAAATCGGAATATGACCACAAACGGTTTGAACATATGACACTCGCCAATCAGGAGGCGACGAAGGTTTCCTTCGAGAAGGTTTGGTTCAAAAACGTCATTATATCGGAATCCAGCTTAGAGTATTGTGAATTTACAGATGTGATCTTTGAGAATTGTGATTTCTCTAATGTTAATCTCGCGAATGCCTTCATACACCGTGCGCATTGGAAAAATTGTAAACTCATCGGAACCGATTTCTCGGATAGTCGATTGAAAAATGTTAGCTTCTCCAATAGCCTGATGGATTATGCGAATTTCCGATTTTCTAATATGAAGCATCTTGCATGGGAAGAGTGCTCGCTCATCAGTACAGACCTTAGCTATCTGGTCTCTGAGCAACTTGAATTTAGCCGTTGTAAGATGGATCAAGCCTTAATGCATGGTACCAAGTTGAATGGTGTTAACCTAAGTACCTGTGATTTTGATGTAATAGGTGTGGACATCGAAAATCTGAAAGGCTGTGTGATCTCGCCATATCAGGCATCTACCTTTGTTGGTTTGTTAGGCATGATTATACAATAG
- a CDS encoding TetR/AcrR family transcriptional regulator — protein sequence MSRPREFDADVVLQQSMEVFWRQGYRATSYEDLTRTTGVKKQSLYCVFSDKRSLFLKALALYREQAIAKLKEIESSHSSPLDQLNAIRDSLVEHEASCQGCLMMNASLEFGAEDEQVAQQIKLMFEESRELLEKIILKGQEQQLISSRFTSNELAAYLNNTIAGVRVMGKSGSSREEIETVLRTSFGMIVA from the coding sequence ATGAGTAGACCAAGAGAATTTGATGCTGATGTGGTATTACAGCAGTCTATGGAAGTGTTTTGGCGTCAAGGGTACCGAGCGACCTCCTATGAGGATCTCACTCGTACAACAGGTGTCAAGAAACAGAGTTTGTACTGTGTGTTTAGTGATAAGCGTTCTTTATTTTTGAAGGCGCTAGCGCTATACCGCGAACAGGCTATTGCTAAGTTGAAAGAGATCGAGTCTTCGCACTCGTCTCCTCTTGACCAGCTAAATGCGATTCGTGATTCTTTAGTAGAGCATGAAGCGAGCTGCCAAGGCTGCCTGATGATGAATGCTTCGCTTGAATTTGGAGCAGAGGATGAACAGGTTGCGCAACAGATTAAACTCATGTTTGAAGAGAGCCGAGAGCTTCTAGAGAAGATTATCCTAAAGGGTCAAGAGCAGCAATTAATATCTAGTCGTTTCACCAGTAATGAGCTTGCTGCTTATCTTAACAACACCATAGCCGGTGTGAGGGTTATGGGTAAATCGGGTTCATCCCGTGAAGAGATCGAGACGGTTCTGCGGACGTCATTTGGCATGATCGTTGCTTGA
- a CDS encoding NADH:flavin oxidoreductase — translation MNHSQTVEALFQPIEIGTLKLSNRIVMAPMTRQFSPDGIPGENVAGYYRRRAENAVGLIVTEGTIINHPDASNQANVPHFYGEDALKGWAQVVSEVHEAGGRIIPQIWHMGAKGHVNDYTEADIASIVHEFAQAATEAKRLGFDGIELHGAHGYLIDQFLYEKTNSRTDRYGGDMMSRTRFAVEVIEACREAVGPEFPIVLRLSQWKSDDYQAKLAETPALLEQLLAPLVQAGVDIFHCSTRRFWEPEFEGSELNFAGWTKKLTGKPTITVGSIGLDGDFTSLFTEGKGAGNVGIDGLVQRLQNDEFDLVAVGRALLVDPAWAKKIQEGRIDDLIPFTRESLTELS, via the coding sequence ATGAATCATTCTCAAACCGTAGAAGCGTTGTTCCAACCTATTGAGATCGGAACGTTGAAGTTGTCGAATCGAATTGTAATGGCACCGATGACTCGCCAATTTTCCCCGGATGGGATTCCAGGTGAGAACGTTGCAGGATATTACCGCCGTAGAGCAGAGAATGCAGTGGGGTTGATCGTGACCGAAGGAACAATCATTAATCACCCTGACGCATCCAACCAGGCGAATGTACCTCACTTCTATGGAGAAGATGCATTGAAAGGTTGGGCTCAGGTTGTATCTGAGGTACACGAAGCGGGTGGTCGAATCATTCCTCAGATCTGGCACATGGGAGCCAAAGGTCATGTGAACGACTATACAGAAGCAGATATTGCTTCAATTGTTCATGAATTCGCACAGGCTGCTACTGAAGCCAAGCGTCTTGGATTTGATGGCATCGAGCTTCATGGAGCACATGGCTACCTGATTGACCAATTCTTATATGAGAAAACCAATTCACGCACAGACCGTTACGGTGGAGATATGATGTCCCGCACACGTTTTGCGGTTGAAGTCATTGAGGCTTGCCGCGAAGCTGTAGGACCAGAATTCCCGATCGTGCTTCGTTTATCCCAGTGGAAGTCAGATGATTATCAAGCGAAGCTTGCTGAAACTCCCGCATTGCTGGAGCAGCTTCTAGCACCGCTAGTTCAAGCTGGTGTTGATATTTTCCACTGCTCTACACGTCGTTTCTGGGAGCCCGAATTTGAAGGTTCTGAACTGAATTTTGCTGGATGGACGAAAAAGCTGACTGGAAAACCAACCATTACCGTGGGATCGATTGGTCTTGATGGTGATTTCACAAGTTTGTTCACAGAAGGTAAAGGAGCTGGCAACGTCGGTATCGATGGTTTGGTTCAACGCCTTCAGAACGATGAGTTTGACTTGGTTGCTGTTGGACGTGCGCTTCTGGTTGATCCTGCATGGGCTAAGAAAATCCAAGAAGGCCGCATAGATGATCTGATCCCCTTCACAAGAGAATCTTTGACTGAGCTGTCTTAA
- a CDS encoding cation diffusion facilitator family transporter, whose protein sequence is MDQVKYDNLKLGEKGAIISIIAYICLTAIKMVIGYTSNSEALKADGLNNATDIVASIAVLVGLRLAQRPADNDHTYGHWKAETVASLVASFIMMVVGLQVLYEAASSIFEGKSESPDLIAAWTGIICAAVMYFVYRYNKRLALKIKSQAVMAAAKDNISDAWVSVGTVIGIVGSQFGLPWLDPLTAVLVGLLICKTAWGIFREATHHLTDGFDEALIIAYRDTISNVDGVDEVRDLRARNYGNNAVVDVVIVVRADMDIQTAHDISTNVEDEMFREYDVYTVHVHVEPGLDDSGKENTEYHYSKEANG, encoded by the coding sequence ATGGATCAGGTGAAGTATGACAATTTAAAATTGGGAGAAAAGGGCGCAATCATCAGTATTATTGCTTACATATGTCTGACTGCAATCAAGATGGTTATTGGATACACATCTAACTCTGAGGCTCTAAAAGCCGATGGTTTAAATAACGCCACAGATATTGTTGCCTCTATAGCCGTGCTGGTCGGATTGAGACTGGCTCAGCGGCCGGCAGATAATGATCATACGTATGGTCACTGGAAAGCTGAGACCGTAGCCTCGCTAGTGGCCTCATTTATCATGATGGTCGTAGGTCTTCAGGTGTTGTACGAAGCAGCATCCTCCATATTCGAAGGGAAAAGTGAATCTCCTGATCTCATTGCAGCTTGGACAGGCATCATATGTGCTGCGGTGATGTATTTTGTCTACAGATACAATAAGAGACTAGCCCTGAAAATTAAGAGTCAGGCCGTCATGGCGGCAGCGAAGGATAATATTTCGGATGCTTGGGTCAGTGTTGGAACGGTGATCGGTATTGTTGGTTCTCAATTTGGCTTGCCATGGCTTGATCCTTTGACGGCTGTGCTTGTAGGCCTGCTTATCTGCAAAACGGCATGGGGAATCTTCCGTGAAGCCACACATCATCTGACAGATGGATTCGACGAAGCGTTGATTATTGCTTATCGAGATACGATTTCGAATGTAGACGGTGTAGACGAAGTTAGAGATCTACGAGCACGTAACTATGGAAACAACGCGGTGGTGGATGTGGTTATCGTCGTTCGTGCAGACATGGATATTCAGACAGCGCATGACATCTCAACGAATGTAGAGGATGAAATGTTTAGAGAATACGATGTGTACACTGTTCATGTTCATGTTGAGCCGGGACTAGATGACTCTGGCAAAGAGAATACGGAATATCATTATTCAAAAGAAGCAAACGGATAG